In the genome of Acidobacteriota bacterium, one region contains:
- a CDS encoding XcyI family restriction endonuclease, protein MTPADPILPVLKPDLQVTFYYRLQTLRELYLQDALKQTVQLLDISALDDELAQYVDESALARVAADGIRGEVFFPVPLLLTANPHLLGYYRLLYGLSQKEFYGKGPFGRFKKLEDDGDLLAPRKEEIPHLCRSLVQTGQILVEGLDNLSRATAHDLQLLTIGPQLRGSENTRLGRALLPATNSSTWTASRLPPMRKPGNSESSSAL, encoded by the coding sequence ATGACCCCTGCTGATCCTATACTTCCTGTCCTTAAGCCTGATCTGCAAGTCACTTTTTACTATCGCCTTCAGACCCTGCGAGAACTGTACCTGCAGGATGCACTCAAGCAAACCGTTCAGTTGCTCGATATCTCCGCACTCGATGACGAGTTGGCCCAGTATGTGGATGAAAGCGCGCTGGCACGGGTGGCGGCCGACGGCATTCGAGGAGAAGTCTTCTTCCCGGTTCCGCTACTGCTCACTGCCAATCCTCATCTGCTAGGCTATTACAGGTTACTCTACGGTCTCTCCCAAAAGGAATTCTATGGAAAGGGACCCTTCGGACGCTTCAAGAAACTAGAAGACGATGGCGATTTGTTAGCACCCAGGAAAGAAGAAATACCACACTTGTGTCGAAGCCTCGTTCAAACTGGTCAGATTCTTGTCGAGGGCCTCGACAACCTCTCAAGAGCCACCGCGCACGACCTCCAGTTGCTGACTATCGGCCCTCAACTGCGGGGCAGCGAAAACACCCGGCTAGGCAGGGCTCTCCTACCAGCAACAAATTCTTCCACCTGGACCGCATCAAGGCTCCCTCCCATGAGGAAGCCAGGGAATTCCGAGAGCTCCTCTGCTCTCTGA